In uncultured Draconibacterium sp., the genomic stretch CGCGATAACACTTCAATCCCAAAATCAGGCAACAAAAGGATTTTTGACACACAGCTCAGCACCTTTGCAATATATTGCTACTTTCGACAGTTTCTAAATTACATTTTGAATTTACAAATGAAAATAAATATTATAAACCGAAATAAAAGACCTTGCCTTTCTAAAATGTAGGATTAGCTATTATGAACAACACATAAATTCACACAACAAGTGGTAGTATATTACCCCTTTTCCATTATAAATATTTTGTTCCCTCAAAATCAAAACTTAAATTCAACCGGTAAACGGATTTCATTACCAAAGATTAACGATATACATCCGTTTACTGCTTTTAACTAAACCTGATTACCTATGAAAACTAAACATCTCATCCCCATCCTCTTTAGTATTGTCTATTTGTTTTTCGGCTGTAATCCCAAACAGGATGCAAAGCTTACAAATGCCGATGTTGTAATATATGGTGGCACTTCGGCGGCTGTAACCGCTGCTGTTCAGCTGGCAAAAATGAATAAATCGGTTATAATTGTTTGCCCCGATAAACATCTGGGTGGACTAACATCGAGTGGACTAGGATTTACCGACACCGGAAATAAAAGTGTAATTGGCGGGCTGGCAAGAGAATTTTATCAGCGTGTGTATGCGCATTACCAAACCGACGAAGCCTGGCAATGGGAAAAGCGCGAAGAATATGGCAACACCGGACAAGGCACACCGGCAATTGACGGCGATAAACGTACCATGTGGATTTTTGAACCTCACGTGGCCGAGCAGGTTTTTGAGGATTTTATCAGCGAGAACAATATTCGTGTTGTCAGAGATCGCTGGCTCAACCGTGAGAATGGTGTGGAAAAACAAAACGGCAAAATCGTTTCCATTACCATGCTGAACGGCAGAAGTACACTGCAAAAATATTTATCGATGCCACTTACGAAGGTGATTTAATGGCGGCTGCCGGCGTGAATTACCACCTTGGCCGCGAAGCAAACGCGGTGTACAACGAGCAATGGAATGGAATACAAACGGGCGTCCTTCATCACGGACACCATTTCGGCAGCATGAATATCAGTCCTTATGTTGTGCCCGGTGATCCGACAAGTGGCGTTTTGCCCCGTATTTCAACCGATGATCCGGGGGAAAAAGGAGATGGCGATGAACGTATCCAGGCTTATTGTTTCAGAATGTGCCTAACAAAAGTTCCGGATAACCGTGTTCCTATCGAGCAACCTGACAATTACGATCCCGCACAATACGAACTGTTGGTTAGGGTGTTAACCCACGGATGGCGCGAGACATTTAATAAATTTGATCCGATTCCGAACCACAAAACCGATGTAAACAACCACGGGCCATTTAGTTTCGATAATATTGGCATGAACTACGACTACCCCGAAGCCAGCTACGAACGGCGGGCAGAGATTATTCGCGAACACGAAAACTACCAGAAAGGGCTGCTTTATTTTTATGCTACCGATCCACGAATTCCTGATGAAATACAAAATGAAATGAAACAATGGGGTTTGGCAAAAGATGAATTCACCGATAACGGAAACTGGCCTCATCAGATTTATGTACGCGAGGCCCGGCGTATGATTGGCGAATTTGTAATGACCGAGAATGAAGTGCTGGGAAAATCGCAGGTTCCTCACTCTATTGGAATGGGTTCGTACACGATGGACTCACACAATACCCAACGATACATTACACCCGAAGGTTTTGTGCAAAACGAAGGCGACATTGGTGTTCACCCGCATTTGCCTTATCAAATTGCACTGGGATCGATTCTTCCAAAACAGGAAGAATGTGAAAATTTACTCGTTCCGGTTGCTGTTTCAAGCTCGCACATTGCATTTGGCTCCATTCGGATGGAACCCGTTTTTATGATACTTGGGCAAAGTGCTGCAATGATTGCTGCAATGGCATTGGAAGAAGAAACGCCAATTCATGCACTTCAGTATGAGGATATAAAAACAAAACTTGAAGGTGCGGGACAGGTGCTGGAACTTGAGGAGGCAGAATGAACTTCCTCTTAGCAAGCGAACGAGGTATCAATAATAATTTAGTTTAATAACAAGCGTCGAAGTATAATTCAGTAGTCCCGATACGCACAGCTATCGAGATTAGTTCGACCATCAAATTACAGTTCGTTTCTCTCCTGTTATTTGGGTCTCGCTGAATAAAAAATCCCCGCAACCAACGGCTGCAGGGACTTAAATAATACATCTCAATTATGATCGCTAAAGCGTTACGCCTGTTTTAAAAATGGCAATTTCTTTAAAACCGGTTTTTTCGTGGTTTAATTGTTTGCCACTGGCAACTTCAATGATAAACTGAACAAAGTCTTCCAAAAGCTCGTCCATGGTTTTGCCCTCGAGCAAAGTGCCGGCGTTAAAATCTATCCAGTTTTTCTTTTTGTTGAATAAATCGGAATTGGTAGAAATTTTCATGGTGGGTACAAAACTGCCAAACGGCGTTCCGCGCCCTGTGGTAAACAGCACCATCTGACAGCCGCTAAATCCGAGTGCCGATGCAGCCACTAAGTCGTTTCCAGGTGCCGACAATAAATTCAAACCTTTTGTTTTTAAGGGCTCGGCATATTTCAACACATCGACCACAGTTGCAGTACCCCCTTTTTGGGTACATCCAAGCGATTTATCTTCGAGGGTTGAAATACCACCCTTTTTATTTCCCGGCGACGGATTTTCGTAAACCGGCAAATTATGTTGCAGATAATAATCCTTAAAATCATTGATCAGGCTCACCGTTTTGTCAAACACCGCTTTGTTTTGAGCACGCTCCATCAGCAAGGTTTCGGCACCAAACATTTCAGGCACTTCGGTAAGAATTGTTGTTCCACCCTGCGCCACCAAAAAATCGGAGAAAGCACCTACCAGCGGATTGGCAGTAATTCCTGAAAAACCATCCGATCCACCACATTTTAAGCCGATATTCAGTTCCGACAAAGGAACAGCTTCACGTTGATCAGTGTGCATCACGTCATAGATTTCTTTCAAAATCTCCAGCCCGGTTTCCACTTCATCCTCTACATCCTGCGATGCTAAAAAGCGTACGCGGCTTTCGTCGTAATCGCCAATAAACTTTTTCAGGTGATCGATCTGGTTGTTTTCGCAACCCAAACCCAACACAAAAACACCACCGGCATTCGGGTGATTGATCACATCAGCCAATGCTTTTTGCGTATTCACATGATCATCGCCCAACTGCGAGCAACCATAGCTATGTTTAAACACTTCTACCCCATCAATATCTGTAGGATTTACTTCCTGCTTAAACAAATCGATAATCTGCTGCGCCTGCCCGTTCACACAACCAACTGTTGGCACAATCCACAGTTCGTTACGGATTCCCACTTTTCCGTTGTCACGTTTATAGCCCTCGAAAGTAAGCTCTCGTTCAGCAACCGCCAGTTCGTTCAATTTCTGATCGAACGAATAATTGATGGTGCCCGAAAGATTTGTTTTCAGATTCTGAACATGTATGTGTTCTCCGGCTTCGATGGCTTGTGTAGCATGACCAATCGGCGCACCATATTTGATAATATCTTCGTTTTCGGCAATTGCAGTGAGTGCCATTTTGTGGCCTTTCGGAACATCACCAACAACCGTCAGTTCCTGTCCGTCAACCTTAATGATTTCACCTGCCGAAAAATCTTTTAAGGCGATGATCACATTGTCGGTTGGATTTATTTTTATGTAGTCTGCCATTTCTGTTTTTTAAAAGTTTCTCGCAGATTTCGCGGAAAACGCAGATACGTTTTTAATTAATTTCAGCGAAATCAGCGAGAAAGACATTGTTTAATTGCTCATTTTATCAATGGTTATCTGCATCAGCGGATTGTCTTCGCTCAACACCGCTTTAACCGCTTTTTTCATGCCCACCTGCGTAATCAGGAACAGGTAGTGACTAACGGTAATCGTCAGGTTTGGAATATCATTCAGGTTTTGTTTCCAAACTTTATCAAGGCTTAATACTTTTTCGCACAAATTGTAGATTGAAATCGGACGACCGTCGCATTCAGCCCAGGCTTCT encodes the following:
- a CDS encoding altronate dehydratase family protein; translation: MADYIKINPTDNVIIALKDFSAGEIIKVDGQELTVVGDVPKGHKMALTAIAENEDIIKYGAPIGHATQAIEAGEHIHVQNLKTNLSGTINYSFDQKLNELAVAERELTFEGYKRDNGKVGIRNELWIVPTVGCVNGQAQQIIDLFKQEVNPTDIDGVEVFKHSYGCSQLGDDHVNTQKALADVINHPNAGGVFVLGLGCENNQIDHLKKFIGDYDESRVRFLASQDVEDEVETGLEILKEIYDVMHTDQREAVPLSELNIGLKCGGSDGFSGITANPLVGAFSDFLVAQGGTTILTEVPEMFGAETLLMERAQNKAVFDKTVSLINDFKDYYLQHNLPVYENPSPGNKKGGISTLEDKSLGCTQKGGTATVVDVLKYAEPLKTKGLNLLSAPGNDLVAASALGFSGCQMVLFTTGRGTPFGSFVPTMKISTNSDLFNKKKNWIDFNAGTLLEGKTMDELLEDFVQFIIEVASGKQLNHEKTGFKEIAIFKTGVTL